Proteins encoded in a region of the Agromyces protaetiae genome:
- a CDS encoding D-glycero-alpha-D-manno-heptose-1,7-bisphosphate 7-phosphatase gives MTLVTASSAVGAPAAVLFDRDGTLVRDVPYNGDPEQVMVMPTARAALGLLRARGIRIGVVTNQSGVARGLITPMQVAAVNARVDALLGPFEVWAVCEHGPGDGCDCRKPAPGLVLRAARELGVAASSVVVIGDIGADVSAALAAGARAVLVPTPETRPEEVGAAPVVARTLLAAVSAALGSEVPA, from the coding sequence ATGACCCTGGTCACTGCTTCGAGCGCCGTGGGGGCACCCGCGGCCGTGCTGTTCGACCGCGACGGCACGCTCGTGAGAGACGTGCCCTATAACGGGGATCCCGAGCAGGTCATGGTCATGCCGACGGCCCGCGCCGCCCTCGGCCTGCTCAGGGCGCGAGGCATCCGCATCGGCGTGGTGACCAATCAGTCCGGAGTCGCACGCGGACTCATCACGCCGATGCAGGTGGCGGCGGTGAACGCGCGGGTCGACGCTCTGCTCGGGCCGTTCGAGGTCTGGGCGGTGTGCGAGCACGGCCCCGGCGACGGCTGCGACTGCCGGAAGCCGGCGCCCGGGCTGGTCCTGCGCGCGGCACGTGAGCTCGGGGTCGCTGCGTCGTCGGTGGTCGTAATCGGGGACATCGGCGCGGATGTCTCGGCGGCACTCGCGGCGGGAGCGCGAGCCGTGCTCGTCCCGACGCCGGAGACCCGGCCCGAGGAGGTGGGCGCCGCCCCCGTGGTGGCGCGGACGCTCCTCGCCGCGGTGTCAGCGGCCCTCGGCTCGGAGGTGCCGGCATGA
- a CDS encoding glycosyltransferase family 9 protein: protein MTGTVLVARLDSAGDVLLAGPAIRAVAARARVELLCGPNGAEAGSLLPGVHQTEVWAAPWIVEPAPAATPRHVDRLIELVCGLDPDEAIVLTSFHQSPLPLALLLRLAGVPRITGASVDYAGTLLDVRLRPGEDFAEEQSEVTRALGIAAAAGYVLPADDDGRLAVAPPPDTAALTGSRPYVVVHPGAAVPARTWPAGHHRAAVQRLRDAGLGVVVTGSARERELTAWVAGEAGLDLGGRTDLRQLSGVLAGAAAVVVGNTGAAHLAAAVGSPVVSLFSPVVSERCWRPFGVPVVVLGRTDTACAGSRARVCPVPGHPCLADVTPATVVEAVLGVARTPSAAQVEVIAT from the coding sequence ATGACCGGCACGGTGCTGGTCGCGCGCCTCGACAGCGCGGGCGACGTGCTGCTCGCCGGCCCGGCCATCCGGGCCGTCGCCGCACGCGCACGCGTCGAGCTGCTGTGCGGTCCGAACGGCGCGGAGGCCGGCTCCCTGCTCCCCGGGGTCCACCAGACCGAGGTGTGGGCGGCGCCGTGGATCGTCGAGCCGGCGCCCGCGGCGACGCCCCGACACGTCGACCGGCTGATCGAGCTGGTGTGCGGGCTCGATCCCGACGAGGCGATCGTGCTCACGTCGTTCCACCAGAGCCCGCTCCCGCTCGCGCTGCTGCTGCGCCTCGCCGGGGTCCCGAGGATCACGGGCGCGAGCGTCGACTACGCGGGCACGCTGCTCGACGTGCGACTCCGGCCCGGTGAGGACTTCGCCGAGGAGCAGTCGGAGGTCACCCGCGCGCTCGGCATCGCCGCGGCGGCCGGTTATGTGCTTCCCGCGGACGATGACGGGCGGCTCGCGGTGGCCCCGCCGCCGGACACCGCAGCGCTGACCGGGTCCCGACCGTACGTGGTCGTGCATCCCGGAGCCGCGGTGCCGGCCAGGACCTGGCCGGCCGGACATCACCGTGCGGCCGTGCAGCGGCTGCGCGACGCCGGCCTCGGCGTGGTCGTGACCGGCTCGGCGCGCGAGCGCGAGTTGACGGCGTGGGTCGCGGGCGAGGCGGGGCTCGATCTCGGCGGCCGCACGGACCTCAGGCAGCTGTCCGGGGTGCTCGCCGGCGCGGCGGCGGTCGTGGTCGGCAACACCGGTGCCGCACATCTCGCGGCCGCGGTCGGCAGCCCCGTGGTGAGCCTGTTCTCGCCGGTCGTCTCCGAACGGTGCTGGCGTCCGTTCGGGGTTCCCGTGGTCGTGCTCGGACGGACGGACACCGCATGCGCCGGAAGCCGGGCTCGGGTGTGCCCCGTGCCGGGCCATCCATGCCTGGCCGACGTGACCCCTGCGACGGTGGTGGAGGCCGTGCTGGGTGTCGCACGCACGCCGTCGGCTGCCCAGGTCGAGGTGATCGCGACATGA
- a CDS encoding SDR family NAD(P)-dependent oxidoreductase has protein sequence MPDPTALGRIVITGGSAGLGAAIADAIADGGGTPIVLDRIVPADARHETHQADVSDARRLEHVIEEIATNDGGLDGLVTAAGIDRPGRLDRIDPVEWERVIAVNLLGTVAAVRAALPHLEASAGRVVTVASTLALSAVSDATAYCASKFGVLGFSRALAAETKGRVGVTTLIPGGMRTHFFDDRDEQYRPGPDAKLSDPADVAAAVVFALSRPPGSEIRELLVCHAEESSWP, from the coding sequence ATGCCGGACCCCACAGCTCTCGGACGCATCGTGATCACCGGCGGCAGTGCCGGGCTGGGCGCGGCGATCGCCGACGCCATCGCCGACGGCGGCGGCACGCCCATCGTGCTCGACCGCATCGTGCCGGCCGACGCCCGACACGAGACGCACCAGGCGGATGTCTCGGACGCCCGCCGGCTCGAGCACGTCATCGAGGAGATCGCGACGAACGACGGCGGCCTCGACGGGCTCGTCACCGCCGCGGGCATCGATCGCCCCGGTCGCCTCGACCGCATCGACCCCGTCGAGTGGGAGCGCGTGATCGCGGTGAACCTGCTCGGCACGGTCGCCGCGGTGCGCGCCGCACTCCCCCATCTCGAAGCATCCGCCGGTCGCGTGGTGACCGTGGCCTCCACGCTGGCGCTCTCCGCCGTCTCGGACGCGACGGCCTACTGCGCATCGAAGTTCGGCGTGCTCGGGTTCTCGCGCGCGCTCGCCGCGGAGACGAAGGGGCGGGTGGGGGTCACGACGCTGATCCCGGGCGGTATGCGCACGCACTTCTTCGACGACCGCGACGAGCAGTATCGCCCGGGCCCGGACGCGAAGCTCAGCGATCCCGCCGACGTCGCCGCCGCGGTGGTGTTCGCCCTCAGCCGGCCACCGGGCTCCGAGATTCGTGAGCTGCTCGTGTGCCACGCCGAAGAGAGCTCATGGCCATGA
- a CDS encoding glycosyltransferase — MRILIWHVHGGWMDGFVQGRHTYLLPTDPSHGPWGLGRGGRPWPVSAIEVDPGALHDEEIDVVVLQRPDELSAVEQLTGRRPGRDLAAVFLEHNTPKREPVTERHALADRDDIPIVHVTQFNRVVWDSGRAPTVVIEHGVPDPGLHYTGRLERLAFVANEPVRRRRVVGADLLASFGSAGGIDAYGMGVTELPAALGLDEARLRPVGDLAPADLHASMADRRAYLHLARWTSLGLSLLEAMALGMPVIVLGTTEAVRAVPPGAGVLSTSVDTLVAAARSLIEDPVEAARLGAAGRRAALDRYGLGRFLGEWDALLADVVERTSRRSGAATSRTAHVAASGETSARERKGTTCESR; from the coding sequence ATGAGGATCCTCATCTGGCATGTGCACGGCGGGTGGATGGACGGCTTCGTGCAGGGTCGCCATACCTACCTCCTGCCGACCGACCCGAGCCACGGGCCATGGGGGCTCGGGCGCGGCGGTCGTCCGTGGCCGGTCAGCGCGATCGAGGTCGACCCCGGCGCCCTGCACGACGAGGAGATCGACGTCGTCGTCCTCCAGCGGCCCGACGAGCTCAGCGCGGTCGAGCAGCTCACGGGACGACGACCCGGCAGGGACCTGGCGGCCGTCTTCCTCGAACACAACACGCCCAAGCGGGAACCGGTGACGGAACGGCATGCGCTCGCCGACCGCGACGACATCCCCATCGTGCACGTGACGCAGTTCAACCGGGTGGTGTGGGACTCCGGGCGCGCACCCACCGTCGTGATCGAGCACGGGGTGCCGGATCCGGGGCTGCACTACACCGGCCGTCTGGAACGGCTCGCCTTCGTGGCGAACGAGCCGGTGCGCCGGCGGCGCGTCGTGGGCGCCGACCTGCTGGCGAGCTTCGGCAGCGCCGGCGGCATCGACGCCTACGGCATGGGCGTCACCGAGCTCCCCGCCGCGCTCGGACTCGACGAAGCACGGCTCCGCCCGGTCGGCGATCTGGCGCCGGCCGACCTGCACGCGTCGATGGCGGACCGCCGCGCCTACCTGCACCTCGCGCGCTGGACCTCGCTCGGGCTGTCGCTGCTCGAAGCCATGGCGCTCGGCATGCCCGTGATCGTGCTCGGCACCACCGAGGCGGTCCGGGCCGTGCCGCCCGGCGCCGGCGTCCTCTCGACGAGTGTCGACACGCTGGTGGCTGCCGCACGTTCGCTGATCGAGGACCCCGTCGAGGCCGCGCGGCTCGGTGCCGCTGGACGCCGGGCGGCGCTCGATCGCTATGGCCTCGGCCGGTTCCTGGGCGAGTGGGATGCCCTGCTCGCCGACGTCGTCGAACGGACCAGCCGCCGGAGCGGCGCCGCCACGAGCCGCACCGCGCACGTCGCGGCGTCGGGTGAGACCTCGGCACGAGAACGGAAAGGGACGACATGCGAATCGCGATGA
- a CDS encoding D-sedoheptulose-7-phosphate isomerase, whose amino-acid sequence MIVRQAAPATAAPRLARSIAAHTRGLRPVLDALELEAPRLAAWAMHLATRLGSGSRLLVAGNGGSAAEAQHLAAEFVGRFREDRRPFAAIALNTDSSAVTAIANDYGFEQVFARQVLAHARPGDVLLLLSTSGASANLLAAADAARRAGARRWAITGPAPNPLATVCDEAITLPGTAANVQEAELVAVHALCVAFDAAIGGAG is encoded by the coding sequence GTGATCGTCCGGCAGGCGGCTCCGGCGACCGCCGCACCCCGGCTGGCGCGATCGATCGCCGCGCACACGCGCGGTCTCCGGCCGGTCTTGGACGCGCTCGAGCTCGAGGCGCCTCGACTCGCGGCGTGGGCGATGCACCTCGCGACCCGGCTCGGGTCCGGGTCCCGCCTGCTCGTGGCCGGCAACGGCGGCTCGGCCGCCGAGGCACAGCATCTCGCCGCCGAGTTCGTGGGGCGCTTCCGCGAGGACCGCCGCCCGTTCGCCGCGATCGCGCTGAACACGGACTCGTCGGCGGTGACGGCGATCGCCAACGACTACGGCTTCGAGCAGGTCTTCGCACGCCAGGTGCTCGCCCACGCCAGACCGGGCGACGTCCTGCTGCTGCTCTCGACGAGCGGGGCGAGCGCCAATCTGCTGGCGGCGGCCGACGCCGCACGCCGCGCGGGAGCCAGGCGGTGGGCGATCACCGGTCCGGCGCCGAACCCGCTCGCGACCGTGTGCGACGAGGCGATCACCCTGCCGGGCACGGCGGCGAACGTCCAGGAGGCCGAGCTCGTGGCGGTGCACGCCCTGTGTGTCGCGTTCGACGCGGCGATCGGTGGCGCGGGATGA
- the rfaE2 gene encoding D-glycero-beta-D-manno-heptose 1-phosphate adenylyltransferase, with amino-acid sequence MTHAGNGYVPAMSTFETIPARMVALAPLVVVAGDAILDRWWSGTSARLSREAPVPVVEVAERRSAAGGAANAAANAAALGARVRFVGVVGADAAGDEVVRLLRAAGVDCAGVLRRGGMVTPVKTRIVADDQVLVRADETARPADEGVDPAELAPALAAVLSASIDGAAALLVSDYGGESLTAAVTCALEDRRPPHVVVDAHDPARWRDIRPDVVVPNALEAAALVDQVWRAGRERIDAVIAAEDQLLDAAGADRMVVTLDRDGTVALQRGEAPTTTIAHPVAERFASGAGDTFAAALTTALAVGGRLDDAATVAQRAADVVVRALGTSVCSAADLAAELGAARPAILPAEELARVIAGDREAGLRIVFTNGCFDVLHLGHTTYLREAKRLGDRLIVAVNADASVRRLKGPGRPVNDETDRAGVLAALECVDYVTLFDADTPVALLEALRPDVYVKGGDYTPDMLEETPTVRAYGGEVRTVGYVAAHSTSAVVERIRAQTGEPT; translated from the coding sequence ATGACTCACGCCGGCAACGGGTACGTCCCGGCCATGAGCACCTTCGAGACCATCCCCGCACGCATGGTGGCACTCGCTCCTCTGGTGGTCGTGGCCGGTGACGCCATCCTCGACCGGTGGTGGAGCGGCACCAGCGCACGGCTCAGCCGGGAGGCGCCGGTGCCGGTCGTCGAGGTCGCCGAGCGTCGGTCGGCGGCGGGCGGCGCGGCGAACGCGGCGGCGAATGCGGCGGCGTTGGGCGCTCGGGTCAGGTTCGTCGGCGTCGTGGGGGCGGATGCGGCGGGCGACGAGGTGGTGCGGCTGCTGCGTGCCGCGGGCGTGGACTGCGCCGGCGTGCTCCGACGCGGCGGCATGGTCACGCCGGTGAAGACCCGGATCGTCGCCGACGACCAGGTGCTCGTGCGCGCCGACGAGACGGCTCGTCCCGCCGATGAGGGGGTGGACCCCGCGGAGCTCGCTCCGGCGCTCGCCGCGGTGCTGAGCGCGTCGATCGACGGTGCGGCCGCGCTGCTCGTGAGCGACTACGGCGGCGAGTCGCTCACCGCGGCGGTCACGTGCGCGCTCGAGGACCGGCGGCCTCCGCACGTCGTGGTCGACGCCCACGACCCGGCGCGCTGGCGAGACATCCGCCCCGATGTCGTCGTGCCGAACGCACTCGAGGCCGCCGCGCTCGTCGATCAGGTCTGGCGCGCCGGCCGGGAACGCATCGACGCCGTGATCGCCGCGGAGGACCAGCTGCTCGACGCCGCGGGCGCCGACCGCATGGTGGTGACCCTCGACCGGGACGGAACGGTCGCGCTGCAGCGCGGCGAGGCGCCCACGACGACGATCGCGCATCCCGTGGCCGAACGGTTCGCGTCGGGCGCCGGCGACACGTTCGCGGCGGCACTGACGACCGCGCTCGCGGTCGGCGGGCGACTCGACGACGCCGCCACCGTCGCGCAGCGGGCCGCCGACGTCGTCGTACGAGCCCTCGGCACGAGCGTCTGCTCGGCGGCGGACCTCGCCGCCGAGCTCGGCGCGGCCCGTCCGGCGATCCTGCCCGCCGAGGAACTGGCCCGGGTCATCGCCGGGGACCGAGAAGCCGGGCTGCGCATCGTGTTCACGAACGGATGCTTCGACGTGCTGCATCTCGGCCACACGACGTATCTCCGGGAGGCGAAACGGCTCGGCGACCGCCTGATCGTCGCGGTGAACGCCGACGCCTCGGTGCGCCGGCTCAAAGGCCCCGGCCGGCCGGTGAACGACGAGACCGACCGTGCGGGCGTGCTCGCGGCCCTGGAGTGCGTGGACTACGTCACGCTGTTCGACGCGGACACGCCGGTCGCGCTGCTCGAGGCACTCCGTCCGGACGTCTACGTCAAGGGCGGGGACTACACGCCCGACATGCTCGAGGAGACCCCCACGGTGCGCGCCTACGGGGGCGAGGTGCGGACCGTGGGCTACGTCGCGGCGCACTCGACGAGCGCGGTCGTCGAGCGGATCCGAGCGCAGACCGGGGAACCCACCTGA
- a CDS encoding PaaI family thioesterase — MSADGAATPLSVLDYLQRQVSGRLRPEDSTWLRYPTPVSGLLGIRVIDAGERSATLSMDVTPAVHGNQQGTVHGGTIAELADAAIGTAHSTVIGEGESFATIELTVRFLRPVWQTTLTAVASAASAGRTISHYRCEIRDDDDRPVAVADSSIITLRGDAADRSGPRARS, encoded by the coding sequence ATGAGCGCCGACGGCGCCGCCACGCCGCTCAGCGTGCTCGACTACCTCCAGCGGCAGGTCTCGGGCCGGCTCCGGCCAGAGGACTCGACGTGGCTGCGGTATCCGACACCGGTCTCCGGGTTGCTGGGGATCCGGGTCATCGATGCCGGTGAACGCTCCGCGACGCTCAGCATGGATGTGACGCCCGCGGTCCACGGCAATCAGCAGGGCACCGTGCACGGCGGGACGATCGCCGAGCTCGCCGATGCGGCGATCGGTACGGCGCACTCCACGGTGATCGGCGAGGGCGAGTCGTTCGCCACCATCGAGTTGACCGTTCGCTTCCTCCGCCCCGTCTGGCAGACCACGCTCACCGCAGTGGCGTCGGCGGCATCGGCCGGCCGGACCATCAGCCACTATCGGTGCGAGATCCGCGACGACGACGATCGCCCGGTCGCCGTCGCCGACAGCTCGATCATCACGCTCCGCGGCGACGCCGCCGACCGGTCCGGGCCGCGCGCCCGCTCGTGA
- a CDS encoding glycosyltransferase family 9 protein → MPVVTVDERPFPDVRRIAVLRGGGLGDLLLAMPAIDALAAVYPDAELVLLGSPLHAALLRGRPSSVSRVEALPALPGIREEAPGEPAESATAFRARLAHVGGFDLGVQLHGGGRYSNPFLRTLAPRRTVGLATDDAERLDRTLPYVYYQHEIMRWLEVAALAGAPPVTLEPRIRLTEAEFAAVAAHVPADGAPLAVIHAGAGDPRRRWPPGRFAQVAAALLDDGAHVRLVGDAADAELADRVADEARDLCDTDIDGRISVLAGRLAIGETAALAASSAVMIANDSGPRHLAQAVGASTVGVFWFGNVVNAAPFARARHRVHLAFTVRCPVCDADVTQVGWTAPRCEHDVSFVADVAVAPVLADARQLMAMSSLRRGTRAAHESRSPVAG, encoded by the coding sequence ATGCCCGTCGTGACCGTCGACGAACGTCCTTTCCCAGACGTCCGTCGCATCGCGGTGCTCCGCGGGGGCGGGCTCGGCGACCTCCTCCTCGCGATGCCCGCCATCGACGCGCTCGCCGCGGTGTACCCGGACGCCGAGCTCGTCCTGCTGGGCAGTCCGCTGCACGCCGCACTGCTGCGCGGCCGGCCGTCGTCGGTCTCACGGGTCGAGGCGCTGCCGGCGCTGCCCGGGATCCGGGAGGAGGCGCCCGGCGAACCGGCCGAGAGCGCCACGGCCTTCCGTGCGCGCCTCGCGCACGTCGGCGGGTTCGACCTCGGAGTGCAGCTGCACGGGGGAGGCCGGTACTCGAACCCGTTCCTCCGCACGCTCGCGCCGCGGCGCACGGTGGGACTCGCGACCGACGACGCCGAGCGGCTCGACCGCACGCTGCCGTACGTGTACTACCAGCACGAGATCATGCGGTGGCTCGAGGTCGCGGCGCTCGCCGGCGCGCCGCCCGTGACGCTCGAGCCCCGCATCCGGCTGACCGAGGCGGAGTTCGCCGCGGTCGCGGCCCATGTGCCCGCCGACGGCGCGCCGCTCGCCGTCATCCACGCCGGAGCCGGCGACCCGCGACGGCGCTGGCCGCCCGGTCGCTTCGCGCAGGTCGCCGCCGCACTGCTCGACGACGGCGCGCACGTGCGCCTCGTCGGCGATGCCGCGGACGCCGAGCTGGCGGACCGGGTCGCCGACGAGGCCCGCGACCTCTGCGACACCGACATCGACGGCCGGATCTCGGTGCTCGCGGGCCGCCTCGCGATCGGTGAGACCGCCGCGCTCGCCGCGTCGTCGGCCGTCATGATCGCGAACGACAGCGGCCCGCGTCATCTGGCCCAGGCCGTCGGGGCGTCGACGGTCGGCGTCTTCTGGTTCGGGAACGTCGTGAACGCCGCGCCCTTCGCTCGGGCGAGGCACCGGGTGCACCTCGCGTTCACGGTGCGCTGCCCGGTGTGCGACGCCGATGTCACACAGGTCGGATGGACCGCGCCGCGCTGCGAGCACGACGTCTCGTTCGTGGCCGATGTGGCGGTAGCACCCGTGCTCGCCGACGCCCGTCAGCTCATGGCCATGAGCTCTCTTCGGCGTGGCACACGAGCAGCTCACGAATCTCGGAGCCCGGTGGCCGGCTGA
- a CDS encoding PfkB family carbohydrate kinase, with product MRIAVVGDSLLDVDLDGGATRLSPDAPVPVVDVVHATDRAGGAGLVATLLARDGVEVTLITALADDAAADRLRAALVGIQLVAGRLLGPTPVKTRVRADGHAVARLDEACRDVPALTLAHEAAAVLASADAVVVADYGRGVLADPGLRRTLRRAAADRPIVWDPHPRGSRPIAGLSLVTPNAAEASGATGRRIANVAEAVPAAASLRQIWRAAAVGVTLGPLGAVLADGRHLPAVLPVSAVHGIDPCGAGDRLAAEAATALARGADAHEAMRLGVDRAAEFLRAGGVATLDAGTPPVPVHGRSDALGVVSTTRATGGTVVATGGCFDLLHAGHVRTLQAARAMGDCLIVCLNSDASVRRLKGHGRPIIAEPDRVDLLLALACVDAVLVFEEDTPVGALRRLAPDLWVKGGDYRDTEIPETGVLAEWGGRAVSVPQHPARSSSALAAALAAVG from the coding sequence ATGAGGATCGCGGTGGTCGGCGACAGCCTCCTCGACGTGGACCTCGACGGCGGCGCCACCCGGCTGAGTCCCGACGCGCCCGTCCCCGTCGTCGATGTCGTGCACGCCACGGATCGAGCCGGCGGCGCCGGTCTGGTGGCGACGCTGCTCGCGCGTGACGGCGTCGAGGTCACGCTGATCACCGCGCTCGCCGACGACGCCGCGGCAGACCGGCTGCGCGCGGCGCTCGTCGGCATCCAGCTCGTGGCCGGGCGTCTGCTCGGACCGACCCCCGTGAAGACGCGCGTGCGCGCCGACGGGCATGCAGTGGCCCGCCTCGACGAGGCATGCCGGGATGTGCCCGCGCTGACGCTCGCCCACGAGGCCGCCGCCGTGCTCGCTTCGGCCGACGCGGTCGTCGTCGCCGACTACGGGCGCGGCGTCCTCGCCGACCCCGGCCTTCGTCGAACGCTCCGCCGGGCCGCAGCGGACCGGCCGATCGTATGGGACCCGCACCCGCGAGGCTCACGGCCGATCGCGGGCCTGAGCCTCGTCACACCGAATGCCGCGGAGGCGTCGGGCGCCACCGGCCGTCGCATCGCGAACGTCGCCGAGGCGGTGCCCGCCGCGGCGAGTCTGCGGCAGATCTGGCGGGCTGCGGCGGTCGGTGTGACGCTCGGTCCGCTCGGTGCGGTGCTCGCCGACGGCCGGCACCTGCCGGCCGTGCTGCCGGTGTCGGCGGTGCACGGCATCGACCCCTGCGGCGCCGGCGATCGGCTCGCGGCTGAGGCCGCCACCGCGCTCGCGCGCGGCGCGGACGCGCACGAGGCGATGCGGCTCGGCGTGGACCGCGCCGCCGAGTTCCTGCGTGCGGGCGGCGTCGCCACACTCGACGCCGGCACGCCACCGGTGCCGGTCCACGGGCGCTCGGACGCGCTCGGAGTCGTGTCGACCACGCGCGCGACCGGCGGCACCGTCGTCGCGACCGGTGGCTGCTTCGATCTGCTCCATGCGGGGCACGTCCGCACCCTGCAGGCCGCACGCGCGATGGGCGATTGCCTCATCGTCTGCCTGAACTCCGATGCCTCGGTGCGGCGTCTCAAGGGGCACGGCCGGCCGATCATCGCCGAGCCCGACCGGGTGGACTTGTTGCTCGCCCTCGCCTGCGTCGACGCGGTCCTCGTGTTCGAGGAGGACACCCCGGTCGGCGCACTGCGCCGGCTGGCCCCCGACCTCTGGGTCAAAGGCGGTGACTACCGCGACACCGAGATCCCCGAGACCGGCGTGCTCGCCGAATGGGGCGGCAGGGCGGTCTCCGTGCCGCAGCATCCCGCCCGCTCGTCTTCCGCACTCGCCGCCGCGCTGGCCGCGGTCGGGTGA
- a CDS encoding glycosyltransferase: MRIAMISEHASPLATLGGVDAGGQNVHVAALSTALARRGHQVRVYTRRDDPDLPPRVGFADGVDVVHLDAGPPAPVSKDLLLPFIPDLAAGARADWERFRPDLVHSHFWMSGVAALTAADDWAVANAPMPVVHTFHALGVVKRRHQGALDTSPPEREWLEPDVGRRADGIVATCSDEAFELRNLGVDRRSITVIPCGVDLDHFTPDGPADPRRARYRVLSVGRLVPRKGVGTVIEAVAALAQQGVDLELIVVGGGAEADDRTDPELERLRGIAERSGAAARIELRGRLPQAELPTLYRSADLVLCTPWYEPFGIVPLEAMACGVPVVASSVGGLIDSVVDGRTGRHVPPRDVEAIASVVQSLLDDETERDRLGANGRRRMLSRYSWDRVAADTERCYRSVVARVRGAGAGVARAAAEPDDGATTIRRSEARR; encoded by the coding sequence ATGCGAATCGCGATGATCTCCGAACACGCCAGCCCACTGGCCACCCTCGGCGGGGTCGACGCCGGCGGACAGAACGTCCATGTGGCGGCCCTGTCGACCGCGCTCGCCCGACGCGGGCACCAGGTTCGGGTCTACACCCGACGTGACGATCCCGACCTTCCGCCGAGGGTCGGCTTCGCCGACGGGGTCGATGTCGTGCACCTCGACGCCGGCCCACCGGCACCGGTGTCGAAGGATCTGCTGCTGCCGTTCATCCCGGATCTCGCGGCCGGTGCACGTGCGGACTGGGAGCGCTTCCGCCCCGACCTGGTGCACAGCCATTTCTGGATGTCGGGCGTGGCCGCGCTCACGGCCGCGGATGACTGGGCCGTCGCGAACGCGCCCATGCCCGTGGTGCACACGTTCCATGCGCTCGGCGTCGTCAAGCGCCGCCATCAGGGCGCACTGGACACGAGCCCACCCGAACGGGAATGGCTCGAGCCGGACGTCGGCCGCCGGGCCGATGGGATCGTCGCGACGTGTTCGGATGAGGCGTTCGAGCTCCGCAACCTCGGCGTGGACCGCCGCAGCATCACCGTCATCCCCTGCGGCGTCGACCTCGATCACTTCACCCCGGATGGACCGGCTGACCCGCGACGGGCGCGCTACCGCGTGCTGAGCGTGGGGCGTCTCGTGCCACGGAAGGGCGTAGGCACGGTGATCGAGGCCGTCGCCGCGCTCGCGCAGCAGGGCGTCGATCTCGAGCTGATCGTGGTCGGCGGCGGCGCCGAGGCCGACGACCGCACAGATCCCGAGCTCGAGCGGCTCCGCGGCATCGCCGAGCGTTCGGGCGCGGCGGCGCGCATCGAGCTGCGCGGCCGGCTTCCCCAGGCGGAGCTGCCGACCCTGTATCGATCGGCCGACCTCGTGCTGTGCACGCCCTGGTACGAGCCGTTCGGCATCGTGCCCCTGGAGGCGATGGCGTGCGGCGTCCCGGTGGTGGCCTCGTCGGTCGGTGGCCTCATCGACAGCGTCGTGGACGGCCGGACCGGGCGCCACGTCCCGCCGCGCGACGTGGAGGCGATCGCGTCGGTCGTCCAAAGCCTGCTCGACGACGAGACCGAGCGCGACCGGCTCGGCGCGAACGGCCGCCGGCGCATGCTGAGCCGGTACTCGTGGGACCGGGTCGCGGCCGACACGGAGCGCTGCTACCGCTCGGTCGTCGCCCGTGTGCGAGGTGCGGGTGCCGGCGTCGCGCGCGCGGCCGCCGAGCCGGATGACGGCGCGACGACGATCCGGCGAAGCGAGGCCCGGCGGTGA
- a CDS encoding SDR family NAD(P)-dependent oxidoreductase codes for MTGTVAIVTGGSRGIGRAVLRRLTRRGHAVVFTYTTDERGADDVLTEAAESGATVRALRGDITAADAPARLADAADELGELTVLVNNAGVTGPIGPLRTVTDATIARVLDVNLGATLRLCREVVGRWESRAVRDDRSIVNVSSIAARTGAPGEYVWYAASKAGVEALTVGLANEVAPRRIRVNGVSPGTTATTIHARAGRPDRAAEVGARTPLGRPGDPDEIAAAVEWLVSGDAGYVTGSIIDVTGGIR; via the coding sequence ATGACCGGCACCGTCGCCATCGTCACCGGAGGCAGCCGCGGCATCGGCCGTGCCGTCCTGCGGCGCCTGACCCGCCGCGGCCATGCCGTGGTGTTCACCTACACGACCGACGAGCGGGGCGCCGACGACGTTCTGACGGAGGCGGCCGAGAGCGGCGCCACCGTGCGCGCGCTGCGCGGCGACATCACCGCGGCGGACGCTCCGGCGCGCCTCGCCGACGCCGCCGACGAGCTGGGGGAGCTGACCGTCCTGGTCAACAACGCCGGGGTGACCGGCCCGATCGGGCCACTGCGTACGGTCACCGATGCGACGATCGCACGGGTGCTGGACGTCAACCTCGGGGCGACGTTACGGCTGTGCCGTGAGGTCGTCGGCCGCTGGGAGTCCCGGGCAGTCCGCGACGACCGCAGTATCGTGAACGTCTCGTCTATCGCTGCGCGCACGGGCGCGCCGGGCGAGTACGTCTGGTACGCCGCATCGAAGGCCGGCGTGGAAGCGCTCACGGTCGGGCTGGCCAACGAGGTCGCCCCTCGGCGTATCCGTGTCAACGGGGTCAGCCCGGGAACGACCGCGACGACCATCCACGCGCGCGCCGGCCGGCCCGACCGCGCCGCCGAGGTCGGCGCGCGCACGCCGCTGGGGCGCCCCGGGGACCCGGACGAGATCGCGGCGGCCGTGGAGTGGCTGGTCTCGGGTGACGCGGGGTACGTCACCGGCAGCATCATCGACGTGACCGGCGGGATCCGGTGA